One segment of Cystobacter fuscus DSM 2262 DNA contains the following:
- a CDS encoding chondroitinase-B domain-containing protein, with translation MRMTCLALLLLPLPAVAAVKNVSTVAQLQSALASARAGDEIVLADGTYAVNANLSCAAEGTATQPITVRATNRHAARIQFNASEGFKVSGRYWTFDGLTIEGVCPQDTNCEHAFHVTGHAEGFVLRNSRVRDFNAQLKVNATKNSSGVYEMPHRGLVEHNEIYDTHARSTSNPVNKINIDTGDDWVVRDNDVHDFSKVGGISYGAFMKSGGKRGVFERNRVLCVKDYPGGDTRIGLSFGGGGTGNAYCAPAFDANVPCDPEHTDGVIRNNVIINCSDVGIYLNKAANTKVLFNTLISTTGVDFRFASTTGEAHGNVLSSVVHARDSGRFDAGTNLVNVATTTWNTWYQAPLSGDLRLKGNVSQLIGAAAARATVTDDFCARPRPSGGAHTLGALEHSLGDCGTGTASDGGTGNGQTDAGTSLGDQPLPGTGDGNGQGSTGGGCNASPGLTAGFLFILLPLYAASLRRWRRAPPASER, from the coding sequence ATGCGAATGACCTGCCTTGCCCTGCTCCTCCTGCCGCTGCCCGCCGTGGCCGCGGTGAAGAACGTCTCGACGGTTGCCCAATTGCAGTCCGCGCTCGCCTCGGCGCGGGCGGGCGATGAAATCGTCCTCGCGGATGGCACGTACGCGGTGAACGCCAACCTGAGCTGCGCGGCGGAGGGCACCGCCACCCAGCCCATCACCGTGCGCGCCACGAACCGGCACGCGGCGCGCATCCAGTTCAACGCGAGCGAGGGCTTCAAGGTGTCGGGCCGGTACTGGACCTTCGACGGCCTGACCATCGAGGGAGTCTGCCCCCAGGACACCAATTGCGAGCACGCGTTCCATGTCACGGGCCACGCGGAAGGCTTCGTGCTGCGCAACAGCCGCGTGCGCGACTTCAACGCGCAGCTCAAGGTAAACGCCACGAAGAACAGCAGTGGCGTCTATGAGATGCCCCACCGCGGCCTCGTGGAACACAACGAGATCTACGACACGCACGCGCGCTCGACCTCCAATCCCGTCAACAAGATCAACATCGACACCGGTGACGACTGGGTGGTCCGCGACAACGACGTGCACGACTTCTCGAAGGTGGGCGGCATCTCCTATGGCGCCTTCATGAAGAGCGGAGGCAAGCGGGGCGTCTTCGAGCGCAACCGAGTCCTCTGCGTGAAGGACTACCCGGGCGGAGACACGCGCATTGGCCTGTCCTTCGGCGGCGGCGGCACGGGCAATGCGTACTGTGCGCCCGCCTTCGATGCGAACGTCCCCTGCGACCCCGAACACACGGACGGAGTCATTCGCAACAACGTCATCATCAACTGCTCGGACGTGGGCATCTACCTGAACAAGGCCGCCAATACGAAGGTGCTGTTCAACACGCTCATCTCCACCACGGGCGTGGACTTCCGCTTCGCCTCCACCACCGGAGAGGCCCACGGCAACGTGCTGTCCTCGGTCGTTCACGCTCGCGACAGCGGCCGCTTCGATGCCGGCACGAACCTGGTGAACGTAGCCACGACCACCTGGAACACCTGGTACCAGGCGCCCCTGAGCGGAGACCTGCGGCTCAAGGGCAACGTGTCGCAGCTCATCGGAGCCGCCGCGGCGCGGGCCACGGTGACGGACGACTTCTGTGCCCGCCCTCGTCCCTCGGGAGGAGCCCATACGCTTGGTGCGCTCGAGCACTCGCTGGGAGACTGCGGCACGGGAACGGCCTCGGATGGGGGGACCGGCAATGGCCAGACCGACGCCGGCACCAGCCTGGGCGACCAACCCCTTCCGGGCACCGGTGACGGGAATGGACAGGGCTCGACGGGCGGAGGCTGCAACGCCAGCCCGGGCCTCACGGCCGGGTTCCTGTTCATCCTGTTGCCGCTGTACGCCGCATCCCTCCGTCGCTGGCGGCGAGCACCTCCGGCGTCGGAGCGCTGA
- a CDS encoding NADP-dependent oxidoreductase gives MANTSNRQIVIAARPNGKAQLSDFNIIEQATPSPGDGEVLFRNLLISIDPYQRNLMGNASSELPPIDIGQPMSGPTVAVVEQSRNANFAVGAHVVSWSGWQEYGLSDGSDLQKIEPGAAPLSTALGVLGHTGLTAWLGVSKFLRPKPGGTFVITAAAGAVGSVAAQLARLRGHRVIGIAGGPEKARYLKDDLGLDDAVDYKAPDFAEQLARALPDGLDTLFDNVGGYMFEALMPYFNHHAQIVICGTIAQYDFPHAPDGPNRLPELLKSFLYRFIEIRSFALPDHLGSYPEFLAEVGPLVSQGKIKYSEEFVDGFENIPDAFLRLFDGRNRGKLIARVG, from the coding sequence ATGGCGAATACGTCGAACCGCCAGATCGTCATAGCGGCACGCCCGAATGGCAAAGCCCAATTGAGTGATTTCAATATTATCGAGCAGGCGACACCTTCTCCCGGTGACGGCGAAGTGTTGTTTCGCAACCTGCTTATCTCAATAGATCCCTATCAGCGCAATCTGATGGGTAATGCTTCCAGCGAGCTGCCTCCGATCGATATTGGCCAGCCCATGTCAGGCCCTACCGTCGCGGTCGTTGAACAGAGCAGAAATGCGAATTTCGCCGTTGGCGCTCATGTCGTCAGCTGGTCGGGTTGGCAGGAATATGGGCTTTCCGACGGTTCTGACCTCCAGAAGATCGAGCCTGGGGCGGCGCCGCTATCAACCGCGCTCGGGGTGCTGGGTCATACTGGCCTGACGGCATGGCTCGGCGTCAGCAAGTTCCTTCGTCCGAAGCCCGGCGGCACGTTCGTCATCACTGCCGCGGCAGGAGCGGTGGGTTCGGTAGCAGCGCAGCTCGCCAGGCTGCGAGGGCATCGCGTTATCGGCATCGCCGGTGGGCCTGAAAAGGCGCGGTACCTGAAGGATGACCTCGGTCTCGACGACGCCGTCGACTACAAGGCGCCTGACTTCGCCGAGCAACTTGCCCGCGCATTGCCCGATGGCCTCGATACGCTTTTCGACAACGTTGGTGGGTACATGTTTGAAGCGTTGATGCCCTACTTCAATCATCACGCGCAGATCGTCATCTGTGGCACTATCGCACAATATGACTTCCCTCATGCTCCCGACGGACCGAACCGCCTTCCGGAGTTGTTGAAGTCGTTCCTTTACAGGTTCATTGAGATCCGCAGCTTTGCACTTCCAGACCACCTTGGAAGCTATCCGGAATTCCTTGCTGAGGTGGGCCCTTTGGTATCTCAGGGCAAGATAAAGTATAGCGAGGAGTTCGTGGACGGGTTCGAAAACATTCCGGACGCTTTTTTAAGGCTATTTGACGGCCGCAACCGCGGCAAGCTGATCGCCAGGGTTGGCTGA
- a CDS encoding RICIN domain-containing protein has translation MAYSAKKTAWLVGAAILCTSTVACDQAGQVVEPQAMDSMAQAAIVSSIAEGDYVIRSAMTNKCIDVDSASTADGAKVQQWECNSSAAQTFHLSPTSDGYWKIVNVNSGKALDIKDVSTAQNAVLHQWSYVGANNQQFRFIARGNNQFSFHPRHTDMAIDLYWGSADNGTLLVQYPYTGGANQHWTFDKIGGGGGGGPAGTVPVVVTNKCPFALNVVLSGVGDIPLEKDGAGNKIFRNLGTGGSYTYYAPGNYPSGRVSAYRTLPSPTSPRELEKAEFTLGPDGNGVQNIYYNLTYVDHVGLPMQISTVGNNGCNMAQCNKSYSALSSAIANACPDGLRYNMGGGTICLAPRSFCLDGEYASDPRRGSVCNRLDSEIARCASKYPGQCNPGTAKTPQVYACSAPFFDQSAKWCSAITRGMVDNPDSTNVAQYYNTGKPYNQYAKWVHDQCGAVYGFAYDDYPMAANQAGFYTCNGGRQLNVTFCPAG, from the coding sequence ATGGCCTATTCCGCGAAGAAGACCGCGTGGCTGGTGGGCGCGGCGATACTGTGCACCTCAACTGTGGCGTGTGACCAGGCAGGCCAGGTCGTCGAGCCGCAAGCCATGGACAGCATGGCGCAGGCGGCCATCGTCTCGAGCATCGCCGAGGGCGACTATGTCATCCGCTCGGCGATGACCAACAAGTGTATCGACGTGGACTCGGCGAGCACGGCGGACGGCGCGAAGGTGCAGCAGTGGGAATGCAATAGCTCCGCCGCGCAGACCTTCCACCTGTCCCCGACGTCGGACGGCTACTGGAAGATCGTCAACGTCAACAGTGGCAAGGCGCTCGATATCAAGGATGTGAGCACCGCGCAGAACGCCGTCCTCCACCAGTGGTCCTACGTGGGCGCCAACAACCAGCAGTTCCGGTTCATCGCCCGCGGCAACAACCAGTTCAGCTTCCACCCGCGCCACACGGACATGGCGATTGATCTGTACTGGGGCTCGGCGGACAACGGGACCCTCCTCGTGCAGTACCCGTACACGGGGGGCGCCAACCAGCACTGGACCTTCGACAAGATCGGCGGAGGCGGTGGTGGTGGCCCGGCCGGCACCGTCCCCGTGGTGGTGACCAACAAGTGCCCGTTCGCCCTCAACGTCGTCCTGTCGGGAGTGGGCGACATCCCGCTGGAGAAGGACGGCGCGGGCAACAAGATCTTCCGCAACCTCGGCACCGGGGGCAGCTACACCTACTACGCGCCGGGCAACTACCCCAGCGGCCGCGTGAGCGCCTACCGCACGCTGCCCTCGCCCACCTCGCCGCGCGAGCTGGAGAAGGCCGAGTTCACGCTCGGACCCGACGGCAACGGCGTGCAGAACATCTACTACAACCTCACGTACGTGGACCACGTGGGTCTGCCCATGCAGATCTCCACCGTGGGCAACAACGGCTGCAACATGGCCCAGTGCAACAAGAGCTACAGCGCGCTGAGCTCGGCCATCGCCAACGCGTGCCCGGACGGGCTGCGCTACAACATGGGGGGCGGCACCATCTGCCTCGCGCCGCGCTCCTTCTGCCTCGACGGGGAGTACGCGAGCGACCCGCGCCGCGGCTCGGTGTGCAACCGCCTGGACAGCGAGATCGCCCGGTGCGCGAGCAAGTACCCCGGCCAGTGCAACCCGGGCACGGCGAAGACGCCGCAGGTGTATGCCTGCTCCGCGCCCTTCTTCGACCAGAGCGCCAAGTGGTGCTCGGCCATCACGCGCGGCATGGTGGACAACCCCGACAGCACGAACGTGGCCCAGTACTACAACACCGGCAAGCCCTACAACCAGTACGCCAAGTGGGTGCATGACCAGTGCGGCGCGGTGTACGGGTTCGCCTACGACGACTACCCCATGGCGGCCAACCAGGCCGGCTTCTACACCTGCAACGGTGGCCGGCAGCTCAACGTGACGTTCTGCCCCGCGGGCTGA
- a CDS encoding helix-turn-helix transcriptional regulator: MKSSRLLALLLHLQRRGKATAPQLAAELEVSVRTLYRDVAALMAAGVPLWTEPGPQGGIRLVEGWRTRLDGLTAPEATALLLSGAPGAVSDLGLAAVAASARAKVDATLPEALRARAGALRERFHLDAPGWFSRPEPLGALPAVAEAVWECQRLDLRYGKEGVRRRVDPLGLVLKGGTWYLVARHRGEVRTYRVSRVARATLTGARFTRPAGFELAAWWEQTSAEFDRSLLRHPCTVRLSRRACRLLPHLLPHEAVREMLAAAGPEDAEGWRTAELRLESEEVAVDQLAGLGDGVEILAPLSLRARLHAVALRMAAHNAGVPRAR; the protein is encoded by the coding sequence ATGAAATCAAGCCGCCTGCTGGCGTTGCTCCTGCACCTCCAGCGCCGTGGGAAGGCCACCGCGCCGCAGCTCGCCGCCGAGTTGGAGGTGTCCGTCCGGACGCTCTACCGGGACGTCGCCGCGCTGATGGCCGCGGGCGTGCCGCTGTGGACGGAGCCCGGACCGCAAGGCGGCATCCGCCTGGTGGAGGGGTGGCGGACGCGGCTGGATGGACTGACGGCCCCCGAGGCGACGGCCCTCCTGCTCTCCGGCGCGCCCGGGGCCGTGTCGGACCTGGGGCTCGCCGCGGTGGCGGCCAGCGCTCGCGCGAAGGTGGATGCCACGCTCCCCGAGGCCCTGCGCGCGAGGGCAGGCGCCCTGCGCGAGCGCTTCCACCTGGATGCGCCCGGGTGGTTCTCGCGGCCCGAGCCGCTCGGGGCGCTGCCCGCCGTGGCCGAGGCCGTCTGGGAGTGCCAACGGCTGGACCTGCGCTACGGGAAGGAGGGCGTCAGGCGGCGCGTGGACCCGCTCGGGCTCGTCCTCAAGGGGGGCACCTGGTACCTCGTCGCACGCCACCGCGGGGAGGTGCGCACCTACCGGGTGAGCCGCGTGGCGCGCGCCACGCTCACCGGAGCGCGCTTCACACGCCCCGCGGGCTTCGAGCTGGCCGCCTGGTGGGAGCAGACCTCGGCGGAGTTCGACCGCTCGCTGCTGCGCCATCCCTGCACGGTGCGCCTGTCACGGCGGGCCTGCCGACTGCTGCCGCACCTCCTCCCCCATGAGGCCGTGCGGGAGATGCTCGCGGCGGCGGGGCCGGAGGACGCGGAGGGCTGGCGGACGGCGGAGCTCCGGCTGGAGAGCGAGGAGGTGGCGGTGGACCAGCTCGCCGGGCTCGGTGACGGCGTGGAGATCCTGGCGCCCCTCTCGCTCCGCGCTCGCCTCCACGCGGTTGCCTTGCGCATGGCGGCCCACAATGCCGGGGTGCCACGCGCACGGTAA